A stretch of the Thiomicrorhabdus indica genome encodes the following:
- a CDS encoding multicopper oxidase domain-containing protein has protein sequence MNSRRDFLKMAGLAGGAVASSLVHKSALASIPEPVIQTSADTMDPLYPDTGQPYNPVVTLNGWTLPWRMNNGVKEFHLVAEPVQREMAPGMIANLWGYNGQSPGPTIEVVEGDRVRIFVTNHLPEHTSIHWHGQRLPNGMDGVSGLNQPAIPAGKTFVYEFEARRPGTFMYHPHADEMTQMAMGMMGFWVTHPKQKHPLINEVDRDFCFLLNAYDIEPGAYTPNIMTMTDFNLWTWNSRVFPGISPLCVRKDDRVRIRIGNLTMTNHPIHIHGHEFEVTGTDGGPTPKGSRWPEVTTDIAVGQMRQIEFIADEVGDWAFHCHKSHHAMNAMGHDVPTMIGVDHSGVTKKLHSLVPDYMAMGERGMADMSEMQMALPENTLPMMTGDGPYGSVEMGGMFSVFKVREDQKPGDYSDPGWFQQPAGTQAYEYQGEPLKPRRSNDAGQSAMPTKESIDTPIEVNVKKSSNHNHH, from the coding sequence ATGAATAGTCGACGAGATTTTTTAAAAATGGCTGGGCTTGCAGGCGGTGCTGTTGCCAGTAGTTTGGTTCACAAAAGTGCACTAGCAAGTATACCAGAACCGGTAATCCAAACTTCCGCGGATACTATGGACCCTCTATATCCCGATACTGGCCAACCATATAATCCAGTGGTTACTCTAAACGGTTGGACTCTGCCTTGGCGCATGAACAACGGTGTGAAGGAGTTCCATTTAGTCGCAGAACCTGTTCAACGTGAGATGGCTCCCGGAATGATTGCTAATCTATGGGGTTATAACGGCCAATCACCTGGGCCAACTATTGAAGTAGTTGAAGGAGATCGAGTACGTATTTTTGTTACGAACCATCTTCCTGAACACACCAGTATCCATTGGCACGGTCAACGTTTACCCAATGGAATGGATGGTGTTTCTGGACTGAATCAACCTGCGATACCGGCCGGTAAAACATTTGTCTATGAATTTGAGGCGCGCCGGCCGGGAACTTTTATGTACCACCCTCACGCAGATGAAATGACGCAAATGGCAATGGGAATGATGGGATTTTGGGTCACTCACCCCAAACAAAAACACCCTCTAATTAACGAAGTGGATCGTGACTTCTGTTTTTTATTGAATGCCTATGACATTGAACCTGGTGCTTATACTCCCAATATTATGACCATGACTGACTTTAACCTTTGGACTTGGAACTCACGGGTTTTCCCCGGAATTTCACCACTGTGTGTTCGCAAAGACGACCGAGTGCGTATTCGCATCGGAAACCTAACCATGACCAACCATCCAATTCATATCCACGGACATGAATTTGAAGTCACAGGTACAGATGGAGGCCCAACGCCGAAAGGCAGTCGCTGGCCAGAGGTCACGACCGATATCGCCGTTGGGCAAATGCGGCAGATTGAATTTATTGCCGATGAAGTGGGTGATTGGGCATTTCACTGCCATAAAAGCCATCACGCTATGAATGCAATGGGACATGATGTGCCAACAATGATTGGTGTCGACCATAGCGGTGTTACGAAAAAACTGCATTCTCTGGTGCCAGATTACATGGCGATGGGCGAACGTGGCATGGCAGATATGTCTGAAATGCAGATGGCATTGCCAGAAAACACCTTACCGATGATGACGGGTGACGGACCTTACGGCTCTGTAGAAATGGGTGGTATGTTCAGCGTTTTCAAAGTACGAGAAGATCAAAAACCCGGTGACTATTCTGATCCTGGTTGGTTCCAACAACCTGCTGGAACGCAAGCCTATGAGTACCAAGGCGAACCTTTAAAACCCAGACGTTCAAACGATGCAGGGCAGAGTGCAATGCCAACGAAAGAATCAATTGATACGCCGATTGAAGTTAACGTCAAAAAATCCTCAAATCACAACCATCACTAA
- a CDS encoding diguanylate cyclase domain-containing protein yields the protein MLDYFYLHRYKVLLAVFLIAVLQVITYFGVQYYQSVAQEHRYSEYSESVNSRVEQAIKEKQKTTIAMSIILSTILEQNDMNITALHNSAVINKVENFSSYKSVWVQVVDINGKSLYRNWTSIRDGLNKIRPEFKQIIESQAPITGISSGRFDVSLKAVTPIFNKQQEIVGFLDLITHFNSIQRRFEAEKIDSLVIATQDRSKIIQHPFSSHKIGSHYVANLNPNPEILEKISPKDISLWLNNKYTIWNNLLVVPYPLVANNNQIHGYFFSFISVDDINLTASQSFEAEQTWKRLIQLDIFLTLLILAGLGFSIIFAQKNHYQNILNAENDLVLVTNGNKLSEGNQKLFEYFPKLPEDKSCVCDYFLEEEGYLSKYMGSKTWLEVLLENPKNVFLAKVQPVDKVLTLSVKATPLNPKSGQSVVVMSDISQLVELHDQSQTDPLTRAGNRRSFDFQLKNSIQNVLHNHHPLGFVIFDIDDFKLINDEYGHAAGDQVLKNITNLSFELLEHKRILYRVGGEEFVIILENTNKEKLKEICESIRDKVENCTFDPQITLSFGATLFVETDSTESLFKRADKALYQAKKQGKNQVVIL from the coding sequence TTGTTGGATTACTTTTATTTGCATCGCTACAAAGTTTTACTCGCTGTTTTTCTTATTGCTGTTCTGCAAGTCATTACTTACTTTGGCGTTCAGTATTACCAATCGGTCGCCCAAGAACATCGATACAGTGAATACTCAGAATCGGTAAATTCCAGAGTCGAACAAGCGATAAAAGAGAAGCAGAAAACAACCATCGCAATGTCGATTATCCTTTCGACCATTCTTGAACAGAATGACATGAATATTACTGCTCTTCATAATTCAGCAGTAATCAATAAAGTTGAAAACTTTTCTTCTTACAAAAGTGTTTGGGTTCAAGTGGTGGATATTAACGGTAAGTCTCTCTATCGAAACTGGACATCTATTCGTGATGGCTTAAATAAAATCCGGCCAGAGTTCAAACAGATTATTGAAAGCCAAGCTCCCATCACAGGTATTTCTTCTGGGCGTTTCGATGTATCACTCAAAGCCGTAACGCCAATCTTTAACAAACAACAGGAAATTGTCGGGTTTTTAGACTTAATTACTCACTTCAACTCCATTCAAAGACGTTTTGAGGCTGAAAAAATTGACTCTCTAGTCATTGCTACTCAGGATCGGTCAAAAATTATTCAACACCCATTTAGTTCTCATAAAATTGGTTCGCACTATGTCGCTAACCTAAATCCAAATCCAGAAATTCTAGAAAAAATAAGTCCTAAAGATATTTCATTGTGGTTAAACAACAAATACACCATATGGAATAATTTACTGGTGGTTCCCTACCCTTTAGTTGCCAACAACAATCAGATTCATGGCTACTTTTTCAGCTTTATTTCGGTCGATGACATAAACCTCACGGCCAGCCAATCTTTTGAAGCTGAACAAACCTGGAAAAGATTGATTCAACTGGATATTTTCCTTACATTATTGATTCTAGCAGGACTTGGTTTTAGCATCATCTTTGCGCAAAAGAATCATTATCAAAATATTCTAAACGCTGAAAATGATTTAGTTTTAGTCACCAACGGCAACAAGCTATCAGAGGGAAATCAAAAGCTGTTTGAATATTTTCCTAAACTCCCCGAAGATAAAAGCTGTGTCTGTGATTATTTTCTTGAGGAAGAAGGCTATTTAAGCAAGTATATGGGTTCAAAAACTTGGCTGGAAGTACTGTTGGAAAACCCTAAAAATGTATTTTTAGCTAAAGTTCAACCGGTTGATAAAGTCCTAACATTAAGTGTGAAAGCGACGCCTCTTAATCCCAAAAGCGGGCAATCCGTTGTCGTCATGAGTGATATCAGCCAATTAGTCGAATTGCATGACCAAAGTCAAACAGACCCTTTAACAAGAGCCGGAAACCGCCGTTCATTTGACTTCCAATTAAAAAACTCAATTCAAAACGTGTTGCATAACCATCATCCTTTAGGCTTTGTCATTTTCGATATTGATGACTTTAAACTTATCAATGACGAATATGGTCATGCTGCCGGCGATCAGGTATTAAAAAACATCACTAATTTAAGTTTTGAGTTATTGGAACACAAACGTATTCTCTACCGAGTGGGTGGCGAAGAATTTGTGATCATTCTTGAAAATACAAACAAGGAAAAGCTCAAAGAAATTTGCGAATCCATTCGAGATAAAGTTGAAAATTGCACATTTGATCCCCAAATAACACTGAGTTTTGGAGCAACCCTTTTTGTGGAAACAGATTCCACAGAAAGCCTGTTTAAAAGAGCGGATAAAGCACTTTACCAAGCAAAAAAACAAGGTAAAAACCAAGTCGTTATTCTTTAA
- a CDS encoding EAL domain-containing protein translates to MFPEWVFKSGRNMHQALIQLNNWQGTDIQDFTISINVSGQLLLTESFIEDLLAILKDYPEHLYQHLEIEVLESQALADLKQVSQVINSCQEMGIKFALDDFGTGYSSLTYLRYLPANLVKIDQSFVRDMLTDNEDRAIVDGIIGLAAAFNRKVIAEGVETREIGQYLIENGCELGQGYGIAKPMPINQVDDWVESWKSSTW, encoded by the coding sequence ATGTTTCCGGAATGGGTGTTCAAGTCAGGCCGGAATATGCACCAAGCGTTAATTCAACTCAATAATTGGCAAGGAACAGATATACAGGACTTTACCATTAGCATTAATGTGAGTGGTCAACTGTTGTTAACGGAGTCATTTATAGAAGATTTGCTGGCGATTCTTAAGGATTACCCAGAACACCTGTATCAACATTTAGAAATTGAGGTTTTGGAAAGTCAGGCGCTTGCTGATTTAAAACAAGTGTCTCAGGTGATTAACTCATGTCAGGAAATGGGAATCAAATTCGCCTTGGATGATTTTGGGACGGGTTATTCGTCTTTGACGTATTTACGTTATTTGCCTGCGAATTTAGTCAAAATTGATCAGTCATTTGTTCGTGACATGTTAACCGATAACGAAGATCGAGCGATTGTTGACGGCATTATTGGTTTGGCTGCAGCCTTTAACCGTAAAGTGATTGCAGAAGGGGTAGAAACTCGAGAAATTGGACAATATCTAATCGAAAATGGCTGTGAACTCGGTCAAGGATATGGCATTGCAAAACCAATGCCGATTAACCAAGTGGACGACTGGGTTGAGAGTTGGAAGTCATCCACTTGGTAA
- a CDS encoding TolC family protein: protein MKTSPLYWRFSVITLGILSLSGCATVDMPKSVQQTNQQLTPFTQGELVFHQNLESPNFQQNFADELLKSPLNQAKAVSLLLNYSPEFQSLLAQNWSRQSMAAQIGRIHNPAFSFERVSNAHEIEIGQVLSFGLLDLLTLPARQETAKWQLKQRQAELAVKVVTQISQLRNAWIDAVVAQEKWQYAKKVMTAAEATATLAKRMQAAGNFTRIQSLRQQLFYSDAAVTLAKRQHEWLSKKEQLVRLLGLTAKQAKQLKLPSQLSDLPDSPLSVESVKNLGANRLDIQMAQIQLDSLLSTYGIEKVTSFTDIEVGLIKESKEDREPGDKENSDGFEIEIQLPIFDWGELKRQSAKAKLLQAQTQLLTSQRQASSYLRESYSAYRTAYDIAKHYQNEVVPMQEILAEENTYQYNGMFISVFQLISDSKQQISAIESTIDAKADFWKAKTNLDANLIGQPITSSLTQINSNSANNASDAH from the coding sequence ATGAAAACCTCTCCACTCTATTGGCGTTTTTCTGTCATCACCCTTGGGATTTTAAGCCTATCTGGCTGTGCAACCGTTGATATGCCAAAATCGGTGCAACAAACCAATCAACAACTCACTCCATTTACACAAGGAGAATTAGTATTTCATCAAAATTTAGAGTCTCCTAACTTTCAACAAAACTTTGCAGATGAACTGTTGAAATCGCCACTGAATCAAGCAAAAGCAGTCAGCTTGCTCTTGAATTACAGTCCAGAATTCCAGAGTTTGTTAGCTCAAAATTGGTCTCGACAATCAATGGCCGCGCAGATTGGACGCATTCATAATCCTGCTTTCAGTTTTGAACGAGTCAGTAATGCTCATGAAATTGAAATCGGACAAGTGCTGTCATTTGGACTACTAGATTTACTAACATTACCAGCAAGACAGGAAACCGCTAAATGGCAACTCAAACAACGCCAAGCTGAATTAGCAGTGAAAGTCGTGACACAGATTAGCCAATTGCGAAACGCTTGGATTGATGCAGTGGTTGCACAAGAAAAATGGCAATATGCAAAAAAAGTTATGACGGCTGCGGAGGCGACCGCTACCCTTGCTAAACGCATGCAAGCAGCAGGTAATTTCACTCGGATACAAAGCTTACGTCAACAGCTTTTCTATTCAGATGCAGCCGTAACTTTGGCCAAAAGACAACACGAATGGCTGAGTAAAAAAGAGCAATTAGTCCGTTTGCTCGGGTTAACAGCCAAGCAAGCCAAACAGCTCAAACTCCCTTCACAGCTCAGTGATTTACCCGATTCGCCCTTATCAGTGGAAAGCGTTAAAAATCTGGGCGCAAACCGCCTTGATATCCAAATGGCTCAAATCCAATTAGACTCTTTGCTATCAACTTATGGCATTGAAAAAGTCACCAGCTTTACTGATATTGAAGTTGGCTTAATCAAAGAATCCAAAGAGGATCGGGAACCCGGCGATAAAGAAAACTCTGATGGCTTTGAAATTGAAATTCAACTCCCTATTTTTGATTGGGGAGAACTCAAGCGGCAGTCCGCTAAAGCAAAATTATTACAAGCTCAAACCCAACTTTTGACCTCTCAACGCCAAGCATCATCCTACTTGCGAGAAAGCTATTCTGCTTATCGCACGGCTTACGATATTGCCAAACACTATCAAAATGAAGTGGTACCCATGCAAGAAATTTTAGCTGAGGAAAACACTTATCAATACAACGGAATGTTTATTAGCGTATTTCAATTAATATCCGACAGTAAACAGCAGATCTCAGCAATTGAAAGCACAATTGATGCAAAAGCCGACTTTTGGAAGGCGAAAACTAATCTGGATGCCAATCTCATTGGTCAACCGATTACCTCGAGTTTGACTCAAATCAATTCAAATTCAGCCAATAACGCAAGCGATGCGCACTAA
- the istA gene encoding IS21 family transposase produces MRNIREVLRLHFYAGLSIRQIHRSTKISVGSVQSLLKRAKELDLSWPLDSFDDAQLAQQFYPTADTRASTRFQVPKWAEVKKQLTHKGVTKQLLWEEYCQQYPNRCYSYSQYCDRYLNWLKKQQRSMRQHHKAGEVLFVDYAGKTMPIVDGLTGEVRHAQIFVAAMGASNYYYAEATWSQGLQDWLESHVRTFGFLGGVPQTIVPDNLKSGVSKACKYDPEVNPSYQQLAQHYGTVILPTRPRKPKDKAKVEVGVQIIERWILARLRHQTFFSLGELNQCIQALLTEVNTKPFKRLEGNRLEWFENIDRPALLPLPSNAYEYTHIKRVKVNIDYHVEFDQRLYSVPHELVGETIELHATSKQIQLFFHNRCVATHLRGYTYGFTTDSQHMPKAHLAQHKVSPGSLKNQAKAIGPEVLTWVSTQLMTKDHPEQAYRVCLGALGLTRQYPAERLNRACQRANHYKLYRLQQLKNILVSNLDQLPIETNKANTSTTLPQSHENIRGPHSFH; encoded by the coding sequence ATGCGTAACATTCGTGAAGTTTTACGCCTGCATTTTTACGCAGGTTTAAGCATTCGTCAGATTCACCGCAGCACGAAAATCAGTGTCGGTTCGGTGCAATCGCTTTTAAAACGTGCCAAAGAACTCGATTTGTCTTGGCCACTTGATTCATTCGATGATGCCCAACTCGCACAGCAGTTTTATCCCACTGCCGATACGCGAGCCTCTACCCGTTTCCAAGTGCCTAAGTGGGCTGAGGTGAAAAAGCAACTCACCCATAAGGGCGTCACCAAGCAACTGCTCTGGGAGGAGTACTGTCAACAATACCCTAACCGTTGTTATAGCTACTCTCAGTATTGCGACCGTTATCTCAACTGGCTTAAAAAACAACAACGCTCCATGCGCCAGCACCATAAAGCCGGAGAGGTCTTATTCGTCGACTATGCTGGTAAAACCATGCCGATTGTCGATGGCTTAACCGGGGAAGTGCGACACGCTCAAATCTTTGTGGCGGCGATGGGTGCCAGTAACTATTACTATGCTGAAGCCACCTGGTCACAAGGGCTTCAAGACTGGCTAGAGAGTCATGTTCGAACCTTTGGGTTTTTAGGCGGTGTACCGCAAACGATTGTGCCCGATAATCTCAAAAGCGGCGTCTCCAAAGCCTGTAAATACGACCCAGAGGTCAATCCCAGTTACCAACAGCTTGCCCAGCACTATGGCACGGTGATTCTGCCCACTCGTCCTCGTAAACCGAAAGATAAAGCCAAGGTAGAGGTGGGTGTGCAGATCATTGAGCGCTGGATTTTAGCGCGTCTGCGTCACCAGACGTTTTTCTCTCTGGGTGAGCTCAACCAGTGCATTCAAGCCTTGTTAACAGAGGTGAATACAAAACCCTTTAAACGCCTTGAAGGCAATCGTCTTGAATGGTTCGAAAACATTGACCGGCCGGCATTGTTGCCTCTTCCAAGCAACGCTTATGAATACACCCACATTAAACGCGTTAAGGTGAATATTGATTATCACGTTGAGTTCGACCAGCGGCTCTACTCGGTACCGCATGAATTGGTGGGCGAAACCATTGAACTACATGCTACGAGCAAACAGATTCAACTGTTCTTCCATAATCGCTGTGTGGCCACACACCTTAGAGGTTATACCTATGGCTTTACCACCGATTCTCAGCACATGCCCAAAGCACACTTGGCTCAGCACAAAGTCTCTCCCGGAAGCTTAAAAAACCAAGCCAAAGCCATCGGTCCTGAGGTGTTGACTTGGGTGAGTACGCAGCTCATGACTAAAGACCATCCAGAACAGGCTTATCGCGTCTGCTTAGGCGCATTGGGCCTCACTCGTCAGTATCCCGCTGAGCGATTAAATCGGGCCTGTCAGCGCGCCAATCACTACAAGCTGTACCGATTACAACAACTCAAAAATATCCTGGTCAGCAATCTAGATCAGCTACCCATTGAGACGAACAAGGCAAACACCTCGACGACACTGCCCCAGTCCCATGAAAACATCCGTGGCCCGCACAGCTTCCACTAA
- a CDS encoding Lrp/AsnC family transcriptional regulator, producing the protein MKLDQYDKQILNALQQNGRLTNQEIADQIGLSPSACLRRFKTLETSGIIQGYHVQLDAKKLGLDLMALVHISMDKHTQERFEEFEREIQKLPNVIECLLLTGQSADYQLKVVVKDLDAYQELLLKHLTKIPGVSGVHTSFVLRKVIAKNALPIQS; encoded by the coding sequence ATGAAACTCGACCAATACGACAAACAAATCCTAAACGCACTGCAACAAAATGGTCGCCTTACTAATCAGGAAATCGCCGATCAAATTGGTTTGTCGCCATCAGCCTGTCTGCGCCGTTTCAAAACACTCGAAACATCTGGAATTATTCAAGGCTATCACGTACAACTGGATGCAAAAAAACTCGGATTGGATTTAATGGCTCTCGTTCATATTTCGATGGATAAACACACCCAAGAACGATTTGAAGAGTTCGAACGAGAAATCCAAAAATTGCCGAATGTCATCGAGTGTTTACTTTTGACTGGCCAAAGTGCGGATTATCAGCTTAAAGTCGTCGTCAAAGATCTCGATGCTTATCAAGAATTGCTACTTAAACACCTCACTAAAATTCCCGGTGTGAGCGGTGTACACACCAGTTTCGTGCTGCGAAAAGTGATTGCAAAAAATGCATTACCGATACAGTCATAA
- a CDS encoding 2-isopropylmalate synthase: MTMNSSKYRRNPTPNLTDRQWPNNELEKAPIWVSVDLRDGNQALANPMNVEQKLKLWHELVAIGFKTIEIGFPSASQPEFEFTRRLIEENRIPEDVTVQVLVQAREHLIERTYEALKGVKKAVIHVYNTTSIVQRENVFEKSKDEIKAMAVQGAKWVQEYAEKAKQDGSNSEWIFQYSPESFSQTETDYAVEVCQAVMEVWQPTPDNMCILNLPATVESNSPNRFADQIEYFIRNLPNRESAIISIHTHNDRGCAVAAAELSLLAGADRIEGTLLGNGERTGNMDIVTLAMNLYSEGIDPELDFTNPEKWMDVVEEVTKIQTHPRHPWVGDVVYTAYSGSHQDAIRKCLLKQEDNKPWNVAYLPIDPKDIGRDYEAIIRVNSQSGKAGSAFILEQEYGLNMPKWVQMDFAGTAQKLAEEKGGVVSHVDLFAAFKTYYKFGQFNERIQSYQVNRDGDKETISLEFDGETWLGKGTGTLSALCDAYQQKTGKTIDVIDYSEHAIHLQNLSDGKDAYAVAYVYLQTENGKKVGVATAKDTVSAMIQATLKGLQSA, from the coding sequence ATGACAATGAATTCATCGAAATACCGTCGTAACCCTACGCCTAATTTGACTGATCGCCAGTGGCCAAATAATGAGCTAGAAAAAGCACCAATTTGGGTAAGTGTCGATTTACGAGATGGTAACCAAGCGCTTGCCAACCCGATGAATGTCGAGCAGAAACTAAAACTTTGGCATGAGTTGGTGGCTATCGGTTTTAAAACCATTGAAATTGGTTTTCCGTCGGCATCTCAACCAGAATTTGAGTTTACCCGCCGGTTAATTGAAGAAAACCGTATTCCAGAAGACGTGACGGTTCAGGTGTTGGTGCAAGCGCGAGAGCATTTGATTGAGCGTACTTATGAAGCGCTAAAAGGCGTCAAAAAAGCGGTGATTCATGTCTATAACACTACTTCCATTGTGCAGCGTGAAAATGTTTTTGAAAAATCGAAAGATGAAATCAAAGCCATGGCGGTGCAGGGCGCGAAATGGGTTCAAGAATACGCTGAAAAAGCCAAACAAGACGGTTCTAATTCAGAATGGATTTTCCAATATTCGCCGGAAAGCTTCTCACAAACTGAAACTGATTATGCAGTGGAGGTTTGTCAGGCTGTGATGGAAGTTTGGCAACCAACGCCAGATAACATGTGCATTTTAAACTTACCTGCAACGGTGGAAAGCAACTCGCCGAATCGCTTTGCCGACCAAATTGAATACTTTATTCGTAATTTGCCAAATCGAGAATCGGCGATTATTTCGATTCATACCCACAATGACCGCGGTTGCGCAGTCGCAGCGGCAGAATTGTCGCTACTAGCTGGCGCAGATCGTATTGAGGGAACACTTTTAGGAAATGGTGAGCGTACCGGAAATATGGACATTGTTACTTTGGCAATGAACTTGTATTCCGAAGGCATTGATCCAGAGTTAGACTTTACCAACCCAGAAAAATGGATGGATGTGGTTGAGGAAGTTACCAAAATCCAAACACATCCGCGTCATCCTTGGGTGGGCGATGTGGTGTACACCGCTTATTCCGGTTCGCACCAAGATGCAATTCGTAAATGTTTATTAAAACAAGAAGATAATAAGCCATGGAATGTGGCCTATTTGCCAATTGATCCCAAAGACATTGGACGTGATTACGAAGCGATTATCCGTGTTAATTCGCAATCCGGTAAAGCAGGTTCCGCGTTTATTTTGGAACAAGAATATGGCTTAAATATGCCGAAATGGGTGCAGATGGATTTTGCTGGAACGGCGCAGAAACTTGCCGAAGAAAAAGGTGGCGTTGTCAGCCATGTTGACCTATTTGCCGCTTTCAAAACCTATTACAAGTTTGGACAATTCAACGAGCGCATCCAATCTTACCAAGTTAATCGTGACGGCGACAAAGAAACCATTAGTCTTGAATTTGATGGGGAAACTTGGTTGGGTAAAGGTACTGGCACATTGAGCGCCTTGTGTGATGCTTATCAGCAAAAAACTGGCAAAACCATTGATGTCATCGATTACTCGGAGCACGCTATCCATCTTCAAAATTTGTCCGATGGTAAGGACGCCTATGCGGTAGCTTATGTTTATCTACAAACTGAAAATGGTAAAAAAGTTGGTGTTGCCACTGCGAAAGACACCGTCTCAGCAATGATCCAAGCTACACTAAAAGGCCTACAAAGCGCCTAA
- a CDS encoding nitroreductase, translated as MSLTVTQAIRQRHSTRAFLDRPVELSTIQTILDTARFAPSGVNTQPWQVAVVTGETKQQLQNAFLAEFEAGNRGQMDYGYYPDEWHPPYKQRRVTTGKQLYGALNIERQDKERQKAQWAANYRAFDAPVMLIFLIDQSLNTGSYFDCGMFVQNIMLLAEEAGLATCPQGALGEYPQIIRQQLDYDENKLILGGMAIGYEDTNHPVNQYRTEREAIENFTKFFA; from the coding sequence ATGTCACTCACCGTTACTCAAGCAATTCGTCAACGCCACTCTACGCGCGCTTTTTTAGACCGGCCGGTAGAACTTTCAACCATTCAAACAATTCTGGATACTGCTCGCTTTGCGCCTTCGGGTGTTAATACTCAGCCGTGGCAAGTTGCCGTGGTAACAGGCGAAACTAAACAACAATTGCAAAATGCTTTTTTGGCGGAATTTGAAGCAGGCAACCGCGGACAGATGGATTATGGCTATTATCCTGATGAATGGCATCCACCCTATAAACAACGCCGTGTGACAACCGGAAAACAACTCTACGGTGCGTTAAATATTGAACGCCAAGACAAAGAACGTCAAAAAGCGCAATGGGCAGCAAACTACCGCGCATTTGACGCACCAGTGATGTTGATATTTCTCATCGATCAGTCGCTGAATACCGGCTCTTATTTTGATTGTGGAATGTTTGTACAAAATATTATGTTACTTGCCGAAGAAGCTGGGTTAGCAACTTGTCCGCAAGGCGCTTTGGGAGAATATCCTCAGATTATTCGCCAGCAATTGGATTATGACGAAAACAAGCTTATTTTGGGTGGTATGGCGATTGGCTATGAAGATACAAATCATCCAGTCAACCAGTACCGCACGGAACGTGAAGCCATCGAAAACTTTACAAAGTTTTTTGCGTAA
- a CDS encoding HNH endonuclease, translating into MSDNWTEEELKAAVEAYVQMHSDEANGVPFVKKKIYSELADRFGRTEKSFEYRMQNISYVYSLMGRTWVSGLKPAKNVGVNNAAVIERLISEVEGQSLPTIAEFETQVISYKSKVNFSKPSGIKEPEKTYTQVTSFNRDPKVKAWVLKEASGKCECCGSDAPFTTAEGEPFLEVHHLRRLADGGSDTVTNAVALCPNCHREMHYGINKSALVGSMYSKLSRLVHE; encoded by the coding sequence TTGAGCGATAACTGGACAGAAGAAGAACTAAAAGCAGCAGTAGAAGCATATGTTCAGATGCATTCTGATGAAGCGAATGGGGTGCCATTTGTTAAAAAGAAAATCTACTCTGAACTAGCTGATCGTTTTGGCCGTACTGAGAAATCATTCGAGTATCGAATGCAGAATATCTCCTATGTCTACTCGCTTATGGGTCGCACATGGGTTTCTGGTCTAAAACCGGCTAAAAATGTTGGGGTAAACAACGCAGCAGTAATTGAAAGACTAATATCCGAAGTTGAGGGGCAAAGCCTGCCCACTATCGCCGAGTTTGAAACTCAAGTTATCTCTTATAAATCAAAGGTAAATTTTTCCAAGCCAAGCGGCATCAAAGAGCCAGAAAAAACTTATACACAAGTAACTAGTTTCAATAGAGATCCAAAAGTAAAAGCATGGGTTCTTAAAGAGGCATCTGGTAAGTGTGAGTGTTGTGGTTCTGATGCACCATTTACAACAGCAGAAGGTGAGCCTTTCCTAGAAGTCCATCATCTTCGTCGGTTAGCTGACGGCGGCTCGGATACTGTTACAAATGCCGTGGCTTTGTGTCCAAACTGCCACAGAGAAATGCACTACGGAATCAATAAGTCTGCTTTGGTTGGTTCAATGTACAGCAAGTTATCGAGGCTTGTGCATGAGTAG
- a CDS encoding copper-binding protein: MKTQAEKTFNTIRAILVIALTFGVSSSIWAMNHNNDHPNGHNMHMMSEHKAMQKTVIAEVKRVQLHNGKITLKHGKLDELDMPPMTMSFSTDDPTMLEGLKRGDQVRFRSDSKMKLLEIQKTND; this comes from the coding sequence ATGAAAACTCAAGCAGAAAAAACCTTCAATACCATTCGTGCAATTTTAGTTATTGCGCTAACTTTTGGTGTCAGTTCATCGATTTGGGCAATGAATCATAATAATGATCACCCTAACGGTCATAACATGCACATGATGAGCGAACACAAAGCTATGCAAAAAACTGTAATAGCCGAAGTCAAACGCGTTCAGCTTCATAATGGAAAAATCACTTTAAAACACGGTAAACTCGATGAATTGGATATGCCACCAATGACTATGTCTTTTAGCACTGATGACCCAACCATGCTTGAAGGTTTAAAACGTGGTGATCAAGTTCGATTCCGCTCAGATTCCAAAATGAAATTGCTGGAAATTCAAAAAACGAATGACTAG